The genomic interval TCGCTTTGCAGGTTGTTTTTCCAACGCCCGCATCACCACAGCGTCTGCCGTTTTAGGAATGCCGATTTCTGGAGCGGCCTCGCTGGGCGGGGTGACATCTTTGTTGAGAATGTTGTCAAAGGTTTCATCGAGATGTGTCCCGCGAAACGGTTCTCGAATCACGAGTGCTTCGTAGAGGCACACGCCGACGTTGAAAACATCGCTTCGTTCGTCCAAGCCGCGATTGCCTCGAACTTGTTCGGGCGACATGTACAGTGGGGTCCCGGGACGCTGGCCGCCACCGGTGAGTGTTTGCAGTTGTTCCCCGGGGTCTCGTGTGGCGATCCTGTCCTGTCGGATCACGGTTTGGTCATCGACGTGCCCCCAGACTTTGGCGACACCCCAGTCCAGCAGGTAGACTTCGCCGAAATTCCCGACCCAGATGTTTTCCGGTTTGACGTCTCGATGGATCACGCCGCGGGCGTGGGCGTACGCGAGTGCTTGGCAGGCGCCCTCGATGATGTCGATTCGTTTGGGGATGGGGAATGCTTTGGCGGTCGCTTCATCTTTGCGTGCGATCCGTTTCAGGACCTGAAACAGGTTTTCGCCGCTGATGCGTTTCATCACAAAGTAAACGCCTTCGAGCAAATCCCGTCCGATGTCGTAGACGGGGACCGTGTTGGGGTGCTGCAACTGAGCCGTCACCCGTGCTTCACGCAGCAGGCGTCTGCGTTCGTTGACATCGTTGGTCAACGGGGGCAAGACGGATTTGATGGCGACAGTGCGTCCTGTCACGGGATCAAAGGCGGATCGTAGCAGCCCGTTGCCGCCGCGAGCGATTTCTCGCAGACCGGTGTACCGGTCGATTCCGCTGGGGATCTTGTTGGGCAGATCCGGGTCGGTGGCGGACAGGATGATTGTCGGTTCGCTCTGCATGGCGTTTCACGCCCCTTTTATCAACAGTTGCCACAGTGCCCCGCTGAGAGCGAGATGCACCACCATAGCGACGAAGAACTTGATTCGATAGGAAAGTTTGGCGGTTTTGTGTCGGATGTACCGACCGCAAATCAGTGCCCCCGGCCAACCGCCCACGGCGCTGGCAATCAGCAGCGTTCGTTCGGCGATGCGTTGTTTTGCACGGCTGGCGGCGCGTTTGTCCCAGGCATACATTGCCGCCGTCACGACGCTGGCAGCAATCGTCCAGAGAGCGTAAGCCCATATCATACTGATTTGTCCGTTTCGTTGCTCGCAGTCGTAAACCAAGCTCATGCCGGCCCCTCCGATCGACACACTTTCGCCCGACCACTACTTTGACCGACTGGAGCGTTGGTTGGAACTGGAGGGGGACGCAGAACGCGAGCGGATGGCTCGCCGACGGCAAATTCAGGCTCAGCGTGATGCCGAAGCGACCGGCGAAACGATCGTGCAGCTGGAAATCCAAGATCACCGCACCGGACTGGCCGGTCGGTTGCTGATCGATTTGGTCAAACTCAGCGGGCAGCCGTTGCCCATGAATCGACTGAAAGTCGGTTCGCCGGTGGTGCTCTCGGACAACGACGACGTCAACGATCCCGGCGTCCCAGGCGTTGTCAGCAAACGCAAGCATAACGTGATCCAAGTCGCCACCGATCGCTGGCCCGAGGCAAGCCGCTTGCGATTGGACTTGTCGCCCGACGAAACCACGCGGCGGCGACAACTGGCGACGATCGCGAGGGCGCGGATGGCCAAGGGACGCAGTGGCATCCTGCGTGACATGATCTTGAACGTTCGCCCGTTTCGAGAGCCCAAAAAAACAGCCGACGTGACCTTTTTGTCGCAACTCAATCCGCCGCAACAGGCCGCCGTCCGGTTCGCGCTCGCATCGCCCGATTTGGCCATTTTGCATGGACCGCCGGGAACCGGCAAAACCACAACGCTCGCCGAAATCATCTATCAGGCCGTCAAGCGTGGCCAACGCGTGCTGGCCTGCGCGCCAAGCAACACCGCCGTGGACAACTTGCTCGAGCGACTCGTGTCGATGTTGCCGGGCGTGTTGCGAGTGGGGCACCCGGCCCGCGTCTTCGAGGCCCTGCGAGGACACACTTTGGACGAACTGGTGGACGCCGACCCGTCGACCGATGTGATCCGTGACATGCGACGCGAAGTCGATCAGTTGATCCGCGCGGCGTCGAAGTTTCAACCCGGACGCGAGGGAGGACGAAAGCGGGCGCAGATGTATGCCGAAGCCGGTCAGTTGCGTGGCCAGATCCGAGCGCTGGAAAAATCGATCGTGCGTCACCTCATCGAGTCCGCCGACGTGATTTGCACGACCACGACCATCGACGAAGACTTGTTGGGCGATTGTCCATTTGATTTGGTGGTGATCGACGAAGCCTGTCAGTGCACCGAGTCGAGCGTCTGGCAGGCTCTCTTGCGGGCCGATCAAGTCGTCATGGCGGGCGACCACTGTCAATTGCCACCCACCGTGCTGAGCGACGTCGCTGCACGCGAAGGCATGCGTGATTCGATGATGCAACGATTGATCCTAAAACACGGCGACACGTTGTTCCGTCGCTTGACGGTGCAGTATCGAATGCACGAGTCGATCATGGAG from Stieleria varia carries:
- a CDS encoding DUF1294 domain-containing protein; its protein translation is MSLVYDCEQRNGQISMIWAYALWTIAASVVTAAMYAWDKRAASRAKQRIAERTLLIASAVGGWPGALICGRYIRHKTAKLSYRIKFFVAMVVHLALSGALWQLLIKGA
- a CDS encoding serine/threonine protein kinase, with the protein product MQSEPTIILSATDPDLPNKIPSGIDRYTGLREIARGGNGLLRSAFDPVTGRTVAIKSVLPPLTNDVNERRRLLREARVTAQLQHPNTVPVYDIGRDLLEGVYFVMKRISGENLFQVLKRIARKDEATAKAFPIPKRIDIIEGACQALAYAHARGVIHRDVKPENIWVGNFGEVYLLDWGVAKVWGHVDDQTVIRQDRIATRDPGEQLQTLTGGGQRPGTPLYMSPEQVRGNRGLDERSDVFNVGVCLYEALVIREPFRGTHLDETFDNILNKDVTPPSEAAPEIGIPKTADAVVMRALEKQPAKRFQSMREMIDAIQSIFPQTV
- a CDS encoding AAA domain-containing protein; amino-acid sequence: MPAPPIDTLSPDHYFDRLERWLELEGDAERERMARRRQIQAQRDAEATGETIVQLEIQDHRTGLAGRLLIDLVKLSGQPLPMNRLKVGSPVVLSDNDDVNDPGVPGVVSKRKHNVIQVATDRWPEASRLRLDLSPDETTRRRQLATIARARMAKGRSGILRDMILNVRPFREPKKTADVTFLSQLNPPQQAAVRFALASPDLAILHGPPGTGKTTTLAEIIYQAVKRGQRVLACAPSNTAVDNLLERLVSMLPGVLRVGHPARVFEALRGHTLDELVDADPSTDVIRDMRREVDQLIRAASKFQPGREGGRKRAQMYAEAGQLRGQIRALEKSIVRHLIESADVICTTTTIDEDLLGDCPFDLVVIDEACQCTESSVWQALLRADQVVMAGDHCQLPPTVLSDVAAREGMRDSMMQRLILKHGDTLFRRLTVQYRMHESIMEFSSREFYDGELIADVSVRKHRLCDLPDVIETPLTSEPLELIDTAGAGFDEQLEPDGESKLNRGEAKVVLHLVRELMESGIKPRQIAIIAPYAAQVRLLRNRLDVSGLEVDTVDGFQGREKEVVIITFVRSNTIGEIGFLGDTRRTNVALTRAKRKLIVIGDSATLGNNAFYARMLEYFESQESYRSVWEYVDVT